Genomic DNA from Nevskia ramosa DSM 11499:
CTGCTCGCCCAGGGCGGTGTCGCCGTCGATGGCCTGCGCGGCAAGCTCGGCGCGCTGCTCGACAACCTGCCGAAGATCGGCACGCCGACCGGCGAAGTCAACGTCGGCAGCGATCTCGCGCGCCTGCTGAATCTGACCGACAAGCTCGCCCAGCAGCGCAAGGACCAGTTCATCTCCACCGAGCTGTTCGTGCTGGCGCTGACCGAAGACAAGAGCGCGCTCGGCAAGCTGCTGCGCGACGCCGGTGCGAAGAAGGACGGCATCGAGCGGGCGATCGACGCGATGCGCGGTGGTCAGAAGGTCGATTCCGCGAACGCCGAGGAACAGCGCCAGGCGCTGGAGAAATACACCGTCGATCTCACTGCCCGCGCGATGGCCGGCAAGCTCGATCCGGTCATCGGCCGCGACGAGGAGATTCGCCGCGTCATCCAGGTACTGTCACGGCGAACCAAGAACAACCCGGTGATCATCGGCGAGCCCGGTGTCGGCAAGACGGCAATCGTCGAAGGCCTGGCCCAGCGCATCGTCAATGGCGAAGTGCCGGAAGGCCTGAAGAACCGGCGTCTGCTGTCGCTGGATCTCGGCGCGCTGATCGCCGGTGCCAAGTTCCGCGGCGAGTTCGAAGAGCGCCTGAAGGCACTGCTCAATGACCTCGGCAAGACCGACGGCACGGTGATCCTGTTCATCGACGAGATTCACACCCTGGTCGGCGCCGGCAAGGCCGAAGGCTCGATGGACGCCGGCAACATGCTCAAGCCCGCCCTCGCCCGCGGCGAGCTGCACTGCATCGGCGCGACCACGCTCGACGAGTACCGCAAGTACGTCGAAAAGGATGCAGCACTCGAACGCCGCTTCCAGAAAGTGCTGGTCGGCGAGCCGAGCGTGGAAGACACGGTCGGCATCCTGCGCGGCCTCAAGGATCGCTACGAAACCCATCACAACGTCGAGATCACCGATGGCGCCCTGATCGCCGCCGCCAAGCTCAGCAACCGCTACATCACCGACCGCAATCTGCCCGACAAGGCGATCGATCTGATCGATGAAGCCGCGTCTCGCGTGCGCATCGAAAGCGATTCCAAGCCGGAGTCGATGGATAGGCTCGAACGCCGGCTGATCAGCCTCAAAATCCAGCGCGAAGCGCTCAAGAGCGAGACCGACGAGGGTGCCAAGCGCTCGCTGGAAACGCTGGCGGCCGAGATCGCCAAGCTGGAACGCGAGTACTCGGATCTCGAAGAGAAATGGAAGTCCGAAAAGGCCAGCGTCGCCGGCAGCGCCGGTGTCCGCGAGGAACTGGAACGGGTCAAGGTCGAGCTCGAAGCGGCGCGCCGCTCGGGCGATCTCGCCAAGATGGCCGAGCTGCAATACGGCAAGATTCCCGAACTAGAAAAGAAGCTGGCCGCTGCCAGCGCGACGACGCAGACCAAGTTCGAACTGCTGCGTACCCGCGTCACCGAGGAAGAGATCGCCGAAGTGGTCGGCCGCTGGACCGGCATCCCGGTCAGCAAGCTGCTCGAAGGCGAGCGCGACAAGCTGCTGCGCCTCGAAGACACCTTGCGCCAGCGCGTGGTCGGCCAGGAAGAAGCGTTGACCTCGGTCGCCAACGCGATCCGCCGTTCGCGCGCCGGCCTGTCCGATCCCAATCGGCCGATCGGCTCCTTCCTGTTCCTGGGTCCGACCGGCGTCGGCAAGACCGAGCTGTGCAAATCGCTGGCCGGCTTCCTGTTCGATACCGAGGACGCGATGGTCCGCATCGACATGAGCGAGTTCATGGAGAAGCATTCCGTGAGCCGGCTGATCGGCGCGCCTCCGGGTTACGTCGGCTATGACGAAGGCGGTTATCTGACTGAAGCCGTGCGCCGCCGGCCGTACTCGCTGATCCTGCTCGACGAGGTCGAGAAGGCACATGCCGATGTCTTCAACGTGCTGCTGCAGGTGCTCGACGACGGCCGCCTGACCGATGGCCAGGGCCGCACCGTCGACTTCCGCAACACCGTCGTGGTGATGACCTCGAACCTCGGCTCCCAACTCATTCAGGAGCTGATGGGCAACAGCGCGACGCGCGAGGATTACGCAGCGATCAAGGAAGGCGTGATGACCGTCGTCGGCCAGCATTTCCGGCCGGAGTTCATCAATCGCATCGACGAAGCGGTGGTGTTCCGGCCACTGGCGGCGGCGCAGATTCGCGTCATCGCCGGCATCCAGACCGCTTACCTGCACAAGCGCCTGGCCGAGCGCAGCATCGGCATCACCTTCAGCGAAGCAGCCCTCGCCCAGCTGGCGGAAGCCGGTTACGACCCGGTCTACGGCGCACGGCCACTGAAGCGCGCGATCCAAACCTTGATCGAAAACCCGCTGGCGAGCCTGATCCTCAATGGCAAGTTCGCCGCTGGAGACACGGTGCAGGTCGACGCCGGCGACGCCGGGCTGGTGTTCAACCGCGGCTGAGTTGCAAGCTCGATGCGACGCCCGATCTGTCTTTGCGACAGGTCGGGCGTTTTCGTTTCAGCCGTTGCGCAGGCCTCGCCGCACCCGGAAAAACGCCCGCAGCTGCTCGGCACATTCCGCTTCCAGCACACCGCCCTGCCAGGCGACGACATGGTTCAGCTGCGGCCGCGCGATCAGGTCATAGACCGAGTTCACCGCACCCGCTTTCGGATCGCTGGCGCCGAACACCAGGCGGCCGACTCGGGCGTGAATGATCGCGCCAGCGCACATCGCGCAGGGCTCCAGAGTCACGTACAGCGTGCTGCCGGTCAGCCGGTAATTGCCGAGTGCCGCCGCCCCGGCGCGCATCGCCATGATCTCGGCGTGGGCGGTGGGATCGTGGAGCGCGATCGGCCGGTTCCAGCCTTCGGCGAGCAGTGCGCCATCGGCACCGACCAGCACGGCACCGACCGGCACCTCGCCTTCCGCCGCCGCGCGCTCGGCCAGGCTCAGCGCGTGGCGCAGCCAGTGTTGATCGGCCTCGTTGGTCGATGGGCTCATCGCTTTATTGTCGATGATCCACTCAGCCGCGCTCCAGCAGCACGATCACTTCGTAGTGCCGGGTCTGCGGAAACATGTCGAGAACCCGAGCGCGGCGCGGCTTCAGCGAGGGCATCAACGCCAGATCGCGAGCCAATGATTCAGCGTTGCAGCTGGAGTAGATCAGCCAGCGCGTTGCGCGCGCCGCTTCGAGATGACGGCTCAGGCTTTCACCGATGCCGCGCCTTGGCGGATTGACGATCACCAGTTCGGCGCTGTTCGGCTGAGACAGCGCCCAGGCCGTGGCGTCGGCGCTGGCGAATTGCACCTCGCCGATGTCGCGGCCGCTGGCAGCAAGATCGGCAAGACTTTGCCGGGCGCTGGCGATCGCTTCGGCTTCCAGTTCAATGCCGGTCACGACGCGACCCGCCGCTGCGGCATGCAGGGCAAAGCCGCCGACGCCGCAATAGAGATCCCAGACGCTGGCCGGCTGTACCTCGTCGATCCAGCTTCGCGCCTGTGCATACAGCTTCGCGGCAACGGCGGTATTGGTCTGGAAGAAGCTCTGCGGACGAAGATGCAGGGTGATGTCGTTGACGCCGATGCTCAGCCGCGACTTGGCACTCAGCAGGACTTCGCGCTCGCCTTCGAGCACCGCCTTGTGCTCGGGCTGCAGGTTCACCGAAACGACGGCGAGCTGCGGCAGGGCAGCCAGCAGCGAGGCCAGATGCTTGCGGATGCGGGCGACGGTCGCTTCGGAGCGGAGCACGAAACGCAGCATCAGCGAGCCGTCCGGGCTTTCCGTCAGCAGCACAAATTTCAGCTCGCCGCGTCGGCTGGCGAGATCGTAGGGATCGAGTGTGGCGCGGACGATGAAGGCACTGATCGCCGGGAAGCAGACCTGCATGGACGGCGGATACAGCGGGCAATCGGACAGATCGACACCCTGCCCGGCCGCATCGCGAATGCCGAGAATCGGCCGCAGCGCGGTGCCGCTGACTACCATCTTCGCCTTGTTACGAAAGCCGGCTTCGGCGCTCACGACCGGCGGCAGCCAGTCCAGCCCCACATGCGCCGCGAGCAAGGACCGGCAATGCGCCTGCTTGGCCGCCAGCTGCTCGGCATACGGCTGTGCAAGCTCGGTACAGGAGCGGCAGCGTCCTGCAAGGTGATGAGAGCAGTGCATCGGCATGAGGCGCGTGGGACCGGATCGGCTGCGAAGATTAAGGCGTTTCGGTATGAACCCGCGCAGGCCCGCATCGGTGCCGCATCTGAATCCGGCCCTCTTGAGACTCAGCATCGACACCCCAGATATCCGACCATCGCCATCGTTCACTCTGACGCCGTGACCGACACAATCAACGCCCGCGACCGACGATCCACGCTGTTCAAGGCAATCCTCGGGCCCGAGAACTCGTTCTACTGGCTGGCCGTCATCTACAGCATCGCCACCTCGGTACTCACGCTCGCCGTGCCGCTGTCGGTGCAGGTTCTGATCGCCACGGTGTCGAACACCGCGCTGCTGCAGCCGGTGGTGGTGCTGGCACTGATCCTGTTCGGCCTGCTTGCGATGTACGGCGCCCTGTATGTGGTGCAAGCGCATCTGATGGACCGCTTCGAGCGCCGCTTCTTCGCTCGCTACACGCAGGAAATCGTGCTGCGCAGCGTGCACAGCACGGTCGCCGCCGGCCGGCGCATGAACCGCGAGGAACTGGCCAACCGTTTTTTCGAGATCGTGACCGTGCAACGCAATGTGCCGACCCTGATACTCAACGGTTCGGCAATCCTGATGCAGGCCATCGTCGGCATTCTCGTGGTGTCGGCCTACCATCCGGCCTTCGTCGTGTTCAGCGTGGCGCTGGTCCTGATCGCCTGGCTGATCTGGAAGATCTGGGCCAACCGCGCGATCGACAGCAAGATCGACGCCTCGAAGGAGAAGTTCAAGGTGGCCCGCTGGCTGGAGGAACTGGCGCGAGTTCATCCCTCGTTCCAGTCGACACGCACCATTCGCTACGCCACCCGTGAAGCCGAGAATCTGATCGCCGAGTACGCGAGCGACCATCGCAGACATTTCAGCTACAAGCTGGCGCAGACCATCGGCTATTTCGGTCTTTACGCCGTGGCCAGCGCCGCCTTGCTCGGCGTCGGTGGCTGGCTGGTGATCATCAATCAGTTGACGCTGGGGCAGCTGGTGGCGGCCGAACTGATCTTCGCAGCCGTGTTCTATTCACTGACCCGGCTGCCGTGGTTGCTCGATACCTATTACGAGTTGTGTGCAGCAGTCGACAAGCTCGGCGAGTTTCTAGAACTGGAGCTGGAGGACGCTACTGAAGGCGAGGATCTGCCGGCCGGCGCTGCCGGCCTGAGGCTGGACGGTGCCACCGTGGCGGTTGGCGATGGCAAGGCACGCTTCTCGTTCACCGTACCGGCCGGGCGCAAGGTCTTCGTCAACTGCGAGGACGACGGACTGCGCGATACGCTGCTGGCGATCCTGCGCCGCCACCGCCCGCTCGCATCGGGGCGCGTGCAGCTCGGCGCGGCGGAACTCGGCGATCTGCACCTGCACCGCCTGCGCGACGCCGTGCTGGTGATCGATTCCACCGAGCCGCTGGAACGCACGATCGCCGAGAATCTCGGTCTCGACGATCCGGCGATCACGCGCAGCGCGATGCGCGAGGTGCTCGATCTGCTCGGCCTGTCGGCAGCCGTCGATCGGCTGCCCGACGGTCTCGATACCGTGCTTGCGCGCTGCGGCGATCCGCTGACAGCCGAGCAGATGCTGCTGATGCGGATTGCTTCGGCACTGCTCGACAAGCCGCGCCTGCTGATCGTCACGCCGGTCGCCGATCGCCTGTCGCTGGTGCAGCGGCAGGCGGTGCTCGACGCCGTGCGTCGCCAGCCCGAGCTGACCTACCTGCAGTTCAGCCGCCGCGCCGATGTCCTCGGCTTCGATGCGGCGCTCGACATCACCGCCGCCGAGCAGCGCTGGTTCGATGATCTTCGCAGCCTGCCGCTGCACACGCCGGCACCACAGGCGCTGCCATCTGCCGATCGCGGAACTGCCCGATGAACCGCCTGCAGAACCCGAAGTTCGATCCCAGCTACAGCGCGTCATTCACGACGCTGGAGCAACTGGCGCCGCCGCGGCCAACGCGCAGCTTCGCCCGACTGATCCTGGTCATCCTCGTGCTGCTGGTCCTGGCGCTGAGCCTGACGCCGTGGATCCAGACCGCAGCCGGCACCGGCCAGATCATCGCGCTGGACCCGACCAACCGCGTGCAGTCGGTCACCGCTTCACTGAGCGGCCGCATCAAGCAATGGCATGTGCAGGAAGGTTCGCGCGTCAAGCAAGGCGATCCGCTGGTCGAACTGACCGACAACGATCCGCGATACACCGAACGCCTGCAGGCCGAGCTCGATGCCGCACGAGCAGCCCTGGAAGCCAGACGAACGGCCAGCGAGATCGCGCTGATCGACGTCGAGCGCCGCCAGCGCCTGTTCGAAAAGGGTCTCGCCGCCAGGCGCGACCTCGAAGCGGCGAATATCCGCTGGCGCGAACTGAAGGCCTCCGAAGCGAGTGCCATGGCCGATGTGGTCAAGGCCCAGACCGCCGTGTCGCGCCAGCAGACCCAGCTGGTCACGGCACCACGCGACGGCACCATCCTGAAGATTTTCGGCGGCGATACCTCGACCTTCGTCAAGGAAGGCGAAGCGCTGGTCAGTTTCGCGCCGGTGGCGACGCGTCGCGCCACCGAACTCTTCGTCAGCGGCCTCGACGCGGTGCTGATAGCGCCGGGCCGCGACGTCCGCCTGAGCTTCGAAGGCTGGCCGTCGGTGCAGTTCAGCGGCTGGCCGTCGGTGGCGGTCGGCACTTTCCCAGGCGTGGTGCAGTTCGTCGATCCGGCGGTGTCGATCAATGGCCGCTACCGCGTGGTGGTGGCGGAAAAGCCCGGCGAACCCTGGCCAGACGAGCGTTTCCTGCGCCTCGGTGGCCGCGCCCAGGGCTGGGTACTGCTCAACGAAGTGAAGCTGGGTTACGAGATCTGGCGTCAGCTCAACTATTTCCCGCCCGAACCGACGCCAGATGTGAAATCCACTGGTAACGGAGCCTCGAAATGATCCAGCGCGGCGCGGCGTTCTGCGCCGGACTGGCGCTGGCCATCTCGGCACGGGCGGAAGCGCCCGCCGGGCCTCCGGCGTCGACGACGATCGCGCCTCTCACGCTCGACGCCGTGTTGACCAGCAGCCGCGAGCGCTACCCGCAGGTGCTGGCGGCGCGCGAGAAGATCCGCTCCCAGTCCGGCAAGCTGCTGTCGAGCGAAGGCGCTTTCGACCTCTACGCCGAGCAGACCAGCAAGAGCCGCCTCAGCGGCTACTACGACGGCCGCTATACCAGCGCCAAGATCGTCCAGCCACTCGCTGATTTCAGCACCGATATCTACGGCGGCTACAAGGTCTCAGGTGGCCGCTTCCCGATCTACGAGGACGAGGCCTATACGCTCGACGCCGGCGAGTTCAAGGTCGGCGCCGTGTTCTCGCTGCTGCGCGATCGCGACATCGATGCCCGCCGCGCCAAGCTGCGCGACAGCCGTCTGGCGCTCGATCAGACCGCACTGGATGCCCTGCTGACCCGCGTCCGCGTTCAGCATGACGCGATGACTGCCTATGTCGACTGGATCGCCGCCGGCGAAGCGCTGGCCGTCTACCGCGGGCTGCTGCAACTCGCCGAAGCGCGCAACGAGGGCCTCGACGTCCGCGTGCAGGAAGGCGACCTGGCGAACGTCTACCTCAACGAGAACCGCCAATACATCCTGCGGCGGCGCGGCTTCGTCGTCGAAGCCGAGCGGAAGCTCGCGGCCGCGGCCAACAAGCTGTCGCTGTACCTGCGCCAGACCGATGGCACGCCGCGCCTGCCCCTGGAAGCCGAATTGCCGCGCCGCTGGCCGAATCCGCCGACGCTGGTCGATCCGACCACCGTCGATGCCGCGATCAACGCGGCACTTCAGGCGCGCCCGGAAATCGGTGTGATGGCGGCGGACCTGGAACGCGAACGCCTGAACCTGGCGCTGGGCAAGAATCTGCTCAAGCCTCGCGTCGACCTGAACCTGGAAGCCGCGCGCGACTTCGGCAGCGGCCCGAGCAATCGTGTCGGCACCGACGCGATCGTCCGACTGAACGTCACCATCCCGATCGAGACGCGGACTGCACGCGGCCAGATCGACGCCGCCCAGGCCAATCTATCGCGGCTGGACTTTGATCGACGCCTGCTCGAAGAACGCATTGCCGTCGAAATCCGCACCCTCGCCAACGATCTGTCCGCCGCCTATCGCTTCGTCGAACTGGCGACCCAGGAAGTCGAGCAGGCCGATGTGCTGTCGCGCGCCGAACGCGAACGCTTCGCCGAAGGGGCCAGCGACTTTTTCCTGGTCAACCTGCGTGAAGAAGCGGCCGCCAACACCCGCATTCGCGAGATCGAAGCACGCCTGCGCTACCTCGGCGCGCTGGCCGATTTCTATGCCGCAACGGTTCAGCGCGAACCGCTGGGGCTTGAAGCGGGCTGAGGTCGCAGTTCGGCGGACACTCGAACAGAGCGCGGCTCGGTTGGTCCCCGGGGCGCGCCCGGCAGGATTGCTGCCACCGGCGCCGAATACGGTGACGGTGCGGCCTGTCATAAGCTTGCGGCATGCAGAACTCCCTGTTCCCTGACGCGCCGCGGCCCGTTCCGGTGCCCGCCTCACCGCGGCGAAAGACATCAACCTCGGTGCAGCCCGCAGCGCCGCGCCCCGAACATCAGATGCTGGCCGCGGCCTTGCCGAACACGCTGCATCTCGGCACCTCGTCGTGGACCTATCCCGGCTGGACCGGCCTGGTCTGGGCCGAGGATTACCCGGACGCGAAGCTGTCGAAGGAAGGCTTGCGTGCCTACTCGCAGCATCCGCTGATGCGCGCGGTCAGTGTCGATCGGGCGTTCTACCGGCCGCTGACGGTCAGTCAGTACACGGCGTACGCGCTGCAAGTGCCGGACGATTTCCGCTTCGTCATCAAGGCGCCGAGCCTGGTCAGCGACGCGCTGGTCCGCGACGAGACCGGCCGCGGCATGACCATGAACCGCAACTTCCTCGACCCCGAGCGGGCGGTCCGCGAGTTCGTCGAACCGGCGCTGGCCGGGCTCGGCCACAAGCTCGGCGCGCTGGTGTTCCAGCTCAGCCCGCTGCCGGAAGCCTGGCTGAAGCGGCTCGATCGCGTGCTCGATCAACTGGCGACGATGCTCGCCACGTTGCCTTCGTTGCTGCCGGCTGCGCCGGATGCCGTGATCGCCGTCGAAGTGCGTGATCCGCTGTTCCTGCAGCCACCGCATGCCGCGCGTCTGGCCAGCCTGCTGCGCGATGCCGGCGCCACTTACTGCCTGGGCCTGCACGCGAAGATGCCGCCGATCGCCGAGCAGTTGCCGATGCTGCGGGCGCTATGGCCGCGCCCTCTGGTCTGCCGCTGGAACCTGCACCGCGTGCATGGCGCGTTCGGTTACGAGGAAGCAAAACAGCTTTATGCGCCGTACGACAAGCTCGTCGATCCCGATCCGGAAACCCGGGCGGCGCTGGTCAAGGTGATCGCCGCCACCACGGCCGCCGGCCACAAGGCTTACGTGACGATCAGCAACAAGGCCGAGGGCTCGGCGCCACTGACCGTCGAAGCGCTGGCGCAGGCGATGCTCGATCTGCAGCGATGACGCTCAGCGGGCGCGTCGAAACGTCAGGTTGATCCGCCGCTCGCCGAGCAATGTGTGCTGGCCCGCCTTCAGGGTCAGCACGCCATGAAAACGCAGTCGCGCAGCGCCACCCCAGACCACGACATCGCCGTGCATCAGCGGCACGCGCTGCACCACATCTTTCCGCGACAGCCCGCCGAACTGGAACACCGCCGGCAAGCCCAGCGACACCGACACGATCGGCTCGGCAAAGTCGCGTTCGTCACGGTCCTGATGCAGCGACATCTTCGCGCCCGGCAGATAGCGGTTGATCAGGCAGGCATCGGGTGCGAAATCATCGAAGCCCGCCGCCGCTGCGGCTGCGCCCGCGAGTGTCGCGAACGAAGCCGGCATTTCCGGCCAGGGCTGACCACTCAGTGGATCGCAGGCTTCATAGCGATAGCCACGACGATCCGACACCCAGCCATAAGCACCGCAATTGCTCATCGCCACCGACATCGTCAGACCGCCCGGCGTCTGCAGATGGCGGAACGGTGCAGCCGTGATGATCCGTTCGACGGCGGTGATCAGCTCACAATCAAGCCCCAGCGCGAAGCCCAGCAGCAGCATCGCGCCATCGACGATCTGCTTCGGCTCGCGAGACACTTCCGGCTCATCGAACAGCGCAAGCGTCTGCATCACGCGGCGTCGTGAAAGATGATGCCGAGCGTGTGGCGCTGCCCGCTGCGAATGCGGCTGACGCCGTGACGAAGGTTGACGCGATAGCTGCCACGCGAGCCGGCCACCGGCCGGTGATGCACGGCGAAGATCACCGCATCACCCTGTTTCAGCGGCACCACCTCCGGCCGTGACTGCATGCGCGGCCGTTGTTCGGTCAGCACGAACTCGCCGCCGCTGAAGTCCTGTCCTGGCGCCGACAACAGCACCGCCAGCTGCAGCGGAAACACCTGCTCGCCGTACAGGTCCTGATGCAGGCAGTTGTAGTCGCCTGGGCCGTACTGCAGCAGCAGGGGCGTCGGCCGGGTCTGGCCAGCGGCGTGGCAGCGCGCGAGGTAGTCCGTATGCTGTGCCGGATAGCGGGTGTCGATATTCATCCGCTCGTTCCAGCGGTTGGCCAGCGGCGCCAGTTGCGGATAGACCGCCGTGCGCAGGCTGGCGACGAGGTCCGGCAGCGGATAGTCGAAGTAGCGGTACTCGCCCTGGCCGTAGCCGTGGCGCTGCATCACCACGCGGCTGCGGAAACCTTGCGCATCGCCATAGCGGGCGGCCATCGCGCGGCACTGCTCCAGATCGAGCAAGCCGCTGATGACTGCCGCGCCCTGCGCGTCCAGATCGGCGAGCACGCGCGGCCAGTCGATCGCCGCGACTTCGGTCATGGCTGCGCTTCGCGATCGAGCAGCACGCGCTTGCGTTCGACACCCCAGCGATAACCGGACAAGGCACCATCGCTGCGCACGACTCGATGGCAGGGAATCGCCACTGCCAGCGCATTCGCGCCGCAGGCCTGGGCGACGGCGCGCATCGACGTCGGCGCGCCGATGCGGCGGGCCACTTCGGCATAGCTCGCGGTTTCGCCGGCCGGGATTTCTCTCAGCGCTTGCCAGACCCGCTGCTGGAACGCCGTACCGCGGACATCGAGCGGCAGGTCATGCCCGACTCTTGGCGCTTCGACGAGGCCGACGACCTTGGCCACCGTTGCTTCGAACGCAGCGTCTGCACCGATCAAGCTCGCCTTCGGAAAGCGATCCTGCAGATCGCGCGCCAGGACATCGGGATCGTCGCCCATCAGGATCGCGCAGACGCCGCGAGCACTCGCCGCCACCAGGATCGCGCCAAGCGTGCACTGGGCAATCGCGAAACGGATTTCGGTGTTGGTGCCGCCAGCGCGGTAGTCGCTCGGCGTCATCCCGAGCATGCCGTCGGCCTCGGCATAGAAGCGGCCATTGGAGTTGTAGCCGGCGTCGTAGATCGCATCGGTCACCGACGATCCAACCCGGTTCAATTCGCTGCGCACCCGCTTGGCGCGATGAGCCGCCGCGTAGGCGCGTGGCGTTAGCCCGGTCACCGCCTTGAACACGCGAT
This window encodes:
- the ada gene encoding bifunctional DNA-binding transcriptional regulator/O6-methylguanine-DNA methyltransferase Ada, encoding MNKSNEIEILAAATVRDPRWARVQARDAAADGQFFYSVRTTGVYCRPSCAARPARPENVAFHLTAAAAEAAGFRPCKRCKPDQAPLAEQHAELIATLCRVIERAEVTPTLEELATQAAMSSFHLHRVFKAVTGLTPRAYAAAHRAKRVRSELNRVGSSVTDAIYDAGYNSNGRFYAEADGMLGMTPSDYRAGGTNTEIRFAIAQCTLGAILVAASARGVCAILMGDDPDVLARDLQDRFPKASLIGADAAFEATVAKVVGLVEAPRVGHDLPLDVRGTAFQQRVWQALREIPAGETASYAEVARRIGAPTSMRAVAQACGANALAVAIPCHRVVRSDGALSGYRWGVERKRVLLDREAQP